In the Pocillopora verrucosa isolate sample1 chromosome 4, ASM3666991v2, whole genome shotgun sequence genome, CGCTTGCGAAATTAATTTCACCGAATTTTTGATGATGAGCCTTCGCTATAAAGGTATATTGATAGAATCTGTTTGCCAAAACATTCTTTCCTCGAGGAAGACTCCAAAGGTATTTTTCTGCACATCTTGGTTAAAACATAGCGAATGCCATTTTTCTTCAAGCAAAGAATTTCACTTATCCTAAATGATAACAAATCGCCATTGCTGCTAAAGGATAATGAATTCGAAATAAATGCAGTGCTAAATAGCGCATACACACGCTGAACACTGACAAAACCGTGCATCTatgttcatttttattcaaaatttcatttttctccctcAGAGAATGCAATGCAACAAGCGTCATTGGAGTAGCTAATAGTGGGTTCATGCTGCCGTATACTCTTGTGTTTCTTTGTTCAGTTTTCGGTAATTCGCTGAACTTTTGATATCAGTATTAAGGCTGATAGAAATTTCACGGCCTACAAACTATTTCCTTGGATATCTTGGTTTAGTAACCTTGTTGGAACCGTTACTTACAAGTTATACCTCTCGTTGCTACTAATTCCACCGAATTTTCATGTTGGCTCTTGGTAATGATTGCTGTGGAACGCTTTTATGCAGTAACTTGCCCTTTGCAAGTTTCTCCTCTGTCTTGCAATTtcaaaaaacattcatttttggGATATGCATTTGGTGTTCAGCTTCTTCCATGGACATCATTGTGCAGGGATTCATGGAGAACATTAGAGAACATCACTATTTTAGTGTACGAAGTTGGATGTAATCGGTAACGTTAGGTTTGCTGAACTCTGTACTGCCTGTCTTCAAATATCATTGTGCCTATGTACAAACTGTGGTTTCGTAAGGCTCCAGGAGAAGGAGTCAGGGTCAAAGCCAAGCTGAGGCCATGAATACAGCAAAAAGAATCACGATTATGATGATTTGTATCGTGCTTTTATATGTAATCTGTTGGATTATTCCAGTTATAATGCTGATATTTGATTACTGGACCACACCGTTACATGATAGCGTTTATCGACTACTTGTTAGTACAACTGTCCTTTTCAGCttctttaatcctttttttttacttcacttttatTCAGAACTTTCGAACTGCTTCTAAAGGTCTGTTTGGAAACTGTTTACGAGGGTTAAAATTAATCGATTCCTTCCCATACGATCCCAAAGTATACAACTGCAGCAAATCTAGTTAAGGTCGTAGAATTGTTACACTCACTGCGGTTGCCTATCCTTAAGCTCGCTCAAGATATACTGAAGAGAAGTCTATGGTCTCCAGCCTTGCAAATTTTCTGGTTCAGAATGATTGTTTTCAGGTAGGCTGGAAATAATCTTCGCCAATTTGCTAATTCCATTCCTACTTTGCACCGACGTGTGCCCTGTGTGCCCTTCAAACATGTTTTCATGATATCAATATTTCAGATCTCAAATCTTTGTCATGATATATACGCTATTTACAAATCATAATAATTGGCAAAAATTCTGCGTGATCTTTCCTCATTACCCACCCTCTTCCCTGACGCGAATCAGAACTGGAAACGTCTCTATTCGGATTACCAGATtcataatcaaaataaaattggtcaaaagtcTAATAATAAATTTCGAATCCGCACTTTTCCAATCAGTGAATTAACACTACTTTTTATTATTGAGGTTTCGTATTCACTTTGCCTTTAACAGCTAACAACGACAGAGCATATAATTAAAGATATGCAAATACCCCTGTATTTTATGTAATGAAGGAAGTCGTTTATTTGTGGTCGGATAGAATGGGACTTTTGACATATTCTTGTGTTAAGGTAGGTTCAAACTAAAAGCCTGGGAAACATTGCCAGCTTtctcagagaaaagaaaaatattaattcatgGTACATAATAAACAAAGGATGCGTGCATGCCTATATGTCAGACAGGAGAAATGCACCAAATGGATATgaataattttatatatttaccaAAACAATTGTGATTTCAACATGCATATTTTCATCACAGTAAAAAAACACTGATAATAAACCGATTGCTTTGTTATGTAAAACTCCAAGGTAAATTTCGCTTGCTTAATACGATAGCATAAAATTATTTCTCCAGcaaaaagataaaagagaaagaaaagaaaaaattacatttatgaAAAGTTAAGTTGATTAAAACTCTTCCATAAATGAAGCCGAACAATAAATCTCGAATCCTCGTAGTTTCACATTTAGATTGTGGCCTAAGGATTACGTAACacgcaataaaaaaaataacccaaaGCAATAAATCTAAAGTTTGATTAGTAatgttaataaaacaaaatataataaaaataaaacaataaaacaaaacatacgccaaagagttaaaaagacaTCGCCATTTCAGTGCCAATACAGACCTGTGCACATAAATATTATGCAACCCGGATACAAAAGTTTATGCACATCGAGGGCAACAACTACTAAGATCACGAGACCGTGAGAAAATAAGTTaggcaaacaaatttaatttcctaTTTTGTGAATCCCCTTGACTTTTTCATTTGGTCCACGCGGGATGCTTTTCATTCAGCTGACAAAGAACGGGAAATAACATATTTCacattaaaacaacaaacattaCTTTCTATTGACAACTCCTAATGATAATTAGTTAAAAGTACAAGTGGTATTATTGACTCTCTGAAACTAGACTGATCTATTGGCTGCACGAGAATATATCCATAAAAATTTAATGCTGAAGTAATCATCCAAAATGGATAAATTGCGAACAGTGTAACTTGCTTTTGGAGAGGGTGTTGAATCTTCGAGAAAAGAGGTAGACATTACTTCTTACGAGTAATTTCTATGTAGTGTACTGGTAATAGGCTTGTTTTCAcgttttttttggtatttccCTGCCTCGTATGGCCAAGGTGAAGTAATGTTCCTTTTAATACCACTATATGCAGCTCGGAATCATTTTTCTGACCTCATTGATGtaaatgaaggaaatttttatagAAAACGTTGTgctaaaagctttgaaaaacttgaatttctACACAACTCTCAAAATCAGTCACATCGAATGAAATTGCTTGAATTCGTTTGAATACCACTACCGTATATTTTGCTCAAGGTTAAGCGCAAAAATTTAATTGCGTAATAGAAATGTGagtatatatacattttttttcatacagtgTGAGGCTATTTTACAAGAAAAGAGCGACGGTCTGGAAATTGTTGATATCAATGGCGTCTCGTGAAGAATACGAAACAAAATGTAAGAGTGTGACAGTatcttgttatttttaattttgattataAAGCTGCAGTAAAGAACTGAGTAGGTGGATTAGGTCACGTGTTTGATGTTACGTAAGAGCTGAGTTACGTGATGGAAATATTATGTAACCGAGACTGTACAGCCTTTGTAATGTAACCGAGCTTTGAGGAGTGTAATCTTACCGATGAGCATTGCTTTGGTTAACATtagggtttttatttttttttaccaaggatGTACGTTTAAGGGTTGAAATTGAATATACTTATAAATTTGAAGTTCTAGGTATGataatgaaaaagcaaacaattaaaACGTTTGGTGGCTTGTGTTGTACCGATTCCCCAGCTATAAATGACTTGTTTACCTGGAGGTGGGGGAACCCAAGTaagtgaggtaacccgcctagctttggcagcttttattttcaatcttaCAACAATCTCAATCTCGAGGTGAGATTTCTAGAGTTTCTTGACGCGCTTTCAAAATGCAACATGAACGCAAGCCCGTTGtaaaaaaggattaatttaCGAAAAAGAGGCTAAAGTCCAAACTCTGGGGGaaatatttattaaacttgTCAAataaaccacaacatttggctaaaacAAAAACTCCTACACTTCTCAAAATTCCAGACAAAGGGGTAACAAATTTGCGCGAATAAAAGCTAAAAGACAACTAACCTAACTCcgttaaaacaaaacaagaaaagtacgcgaaaaatgtccgggtcagttttccaatgtccAGGTTAGGGTTCCttgacgtgattggctaatttgtgaaatcacgcgcgTCGTGCGtgattacaaaaaaattcaaagggcGGGAGGAAGGGAAAATGATTgtagtttgaaatttaaaaaaagaaatagatttTCTACACCCGGCTAGGCGGTGAACCCctctttaaaatgtttacatagCAAACTACAACCCAGTCAGACCGGGTTTCTATACCCGGTAGACCGGGCAACCTccctaggcgggttaccccacctatcacgcaaacgtgatcaagatagaacaagagattataagAAAAGGCAGATTACTCCAGCTcagcgggttacctcacctacctggggtcctcCACCTCCATGTGAACATGATTTGAGTCTCTGAAGTCTGCTAGTAAAACATCAGAGCAAGTAATCCGAAGGTTTGAGATTCGATTGTTTATTGGATAGCGACAAGACGATAATACATCTTTTGATATCATACGTCttgattttttctcttctttgtttttgtttaacttcACGTAGGGAATGTGACAAACATTGATGGAGAACGTATCCAGCTTGCGTGGCTGATGTATTCAGCGTACATCATCGTATTTCTGGTGTCAATATTCGGCAACTCAGTTCTCATATTAatcatcagaagaagcaaatcTATCAAGAGCACCACCAACTTCTTGATTTTGAATCAATCATGCTCGGATTTACTGGCAACGTTTTCAAGAGTAATCTATATAGCGGTGATACAAGATATTTCCTTACGCAAATTATGGTTTGGGGGAATTTCAGGCCAAGTCACGTGCAAGTTATTTCTCACGTGCCTTTTTGTTCCACgcaatttttcagttttgattcttGTGGCGATAGCTATAGATCGTTTTTTTGCCGTCACCCAGCCGTTCAGGCGGTCGCCTCTATCTCAACACCTCAAGAAAACCATAGTGTTTCTGTGGCTATGGTGCCTTGTTGCTTCGTCTTATATGCTTGTTAAGGGAACTGTGAAAAACATCCAAGATTCATTTTACTGCGACTACAACGAAAACCCTGATAATATATTCAACGAGTGGAAAGAATTCAACGCTTCTgctattattattttatgtatTCTGCCTGTGTTCATAGTGGCAGTTTTATATACCGTTGTATGTTACAAATTGTGGTCACGTGAGGTCCCAGGCGAGCAAACCAATCACGGTCAAGCATCAGCGGAGGCCTTAAAGACCGCAAAGAAAGTCACCAAGATGATGGTAGTTGTTGCGgcgttattttttttgtgttggtTTCCATACTATTTGACTTTAGTGGTGCAGTTTACTGGTCATGGGAAAAGATATTATAAATCAGAGTTGAGCCTCGTTTGGTTAACCGTTGCTTTCAGCGGTTTTAATCCTTACATTTATCTCACTTTTAATCAAGCGTTCCGAAATGGATTTCACCACTTATTTGGAAAAAGCTCCAGGCAAATCAAgattcaaaatgttttgtcttttcGATCGCAAAGTGTAGAATTAGAGCAAATGCACAATGTAGTGGAACATCCatccaaaacaagaaaaagtgtCCCCGGAACATAAGTGTCCCTCGTATGACAATTACAGAAACCTAAGATTGGAGAGTTTTTTCCAATGAGTTACTACCAAACTTTGTTTCCCTAAAAGGCAGTGTCCTCGGAATTTCGCAAATGTGGTTCGACGAAACTATGGTCATCGATCGAACCAAATTAACAAACGTCTATAGTTGGATTCGGTTTCAAATAACGAGCCGTTATATTCggtatatattatatatattttattgagaCTACACATTCTGTCATCTGATGCATTACAAATGTGTGTAAACCTTTAGCTTATGAAGATTGGGGTCTAACCATAACCAATTAACATTGAATTAACATAAGATAGGTTTAAAATATCCTAATAAAAATTTCATGGAAGATGACCaatatttaaagaatttttgttattaaaatgtTCGCGGAACATTagaattttatcaataaagtttACATATTGTATGCGTAACATCTGACAATAATTAATCATTGTAAAACGCGTCCAAGCCTCTTTGCACCTATTCCCATTTGTCtgtgtttctgtttgtttggttgttttttattttttttactttttttgttttccctctTTCCTTTCTCCTTGTTTCTTTCATCCTCTCGTTCTTTTAATGGTCCCATAGCATGTTATTCAATTAAAAACACGCTTACAATCTAACAGGAAACGACTATTCAACATCCAATTTGTTATGCTTGCTTACAGCATTGAACGTCCGAAGAAGCTGGAAGTTTACTTTCATACGTTTATGACGCAGGTGAAATTACTATTTGCGAAGGTAGTTAACGCTACGCAGAATACTAGGAAACACTTTGCCTGTAGGAGCGTCATATGCCTAATTTTGACGACCTTTAGGTGGTATTACCATGAAGTCTAGTCTACTTTAATCGAAAATTTGTTAGCTTAATTGACTACAATGCCGAGGTTTCGTGAAATGGCCTTTTCATTTGACAGGTTTTCCATCGAGAATAACAAGGTTTCTCCATCCTTAATCCCCTGTCAAAAATTGACATAGCACTTTTCAGTTAGACGAGAAGATTTATTATGGAAAATTAATTCACAGACTTAGATTATTCTAGAAGATTTTTTCGCCTCTCTTTCTTAGTCCTCTTAAGTCAACTGCGTTACGCCAAGTTTTGGAATCGTGAAGATTTATGGTTTTTACAGAATTGCATGCAATATAGTTTTTGTCAAAACTCTTTTTCGGTTTCAGACGCATTTTCGTCCGTTCACTACAATTTATATGCTGCAATAAGACAGAACCCATTAACCCAGAACCCACGTGCGTGAAATTGTGCATGAGTGAATTGAATTGTGAAGTTCTGACATCAGTGGCAACTCAAAGGTTATCAAATGAGCGGAAATGACTGATGTTTGTCATAATGAATTGTTTGTACGTGCTTCTTTGACGAACGGAACAGAGAGCGGCTGTTCATACAAGTTAAAGGTATTGAAAAAAGAGTATTTTACCGTGCGGGTGAAAGACATCTCAAAGGTTGAAATTTCGATCACAGTAAGTTTAGTGTGGATTGACTGGATTGGGAAACAGAGTATTTTCTCTTACTAAGAGGTAAGAGGTTGAGAGACCTTGATTTGACGAGACAGCAAAAACTGAATAGCTAGATTGAGAGAAACATTTTTAGCAAGAGTTCTTTTAGATACTTTCTCAGTGTTAAGCAAAGGATTCGAGCCTCAAACCCACACTTATGGCAGAATGCGACAGAAATATTAGCGCGTTTCTTGGTCACTGATAGACAGAACATTTTCCTTCCAATAATTTGGTTCGGTGGAAAACACGGAAATGCGGAGTGTCGAAAACGCGGAGTGTGGAGAGTGGAGAGTGTAGAaatatacaaaagaaaaagatataaaattatatacatGTATAAAGATTGTATTAAAGAATAATACTTAAAGGTATGCAAGTAAATAAGTAAAACGAGGATTGTGGAAAATGCAGAGTATAGAAAGTTATTTAATTTAAGATTATATCGTGTTTTCCTTTGGTTGGTAAGAACAGTAACAAActggtaaacaaaaaaacattaacaTTATTGTCAATTAACTAATAGTAACAAGCAGtccattttctttagaaaacgATGCATTATTGCATTTTCACGGCTAAATCGTACATTGTTTTTTGCAGCTATAAAGAACAGTAACAAATacgtaaaaaaaataattcaacgaGTGAAGAATTACTCTCAACAGTAACAAGCTGTTCATATTCTTTAGAAAAGTGATCAATCATTGCATTTTCACTCTTAATCATGCATACAAGCtttatacatgtatatattttatatctttttcttttatattttaattcttctatattttatttcttttatatttttacacTCCGCATTTTCTACACTCCGCATTTCTACACTCCATATTTTCCACACTCctcgttttcttcattttccacactcctcattttccacactctccGCATTTTCCACACACACCGCGCTCCGCATTTTCCACCGAACCCAAAAATTTGAGTAATAATAAACACTAGTGTTATCAAAATTGGAACACCTTTGTTCGAGTAGGGCTAGAACAACGATAAATTTTGTTGAACTTCTCTGTAAGAGTTTCCTGCCATGATGCAGGTTGGACTTAAGCTCGTCTGAAATTTATATCCTAGAGTATGCGACTGGTGTACACGGAATATTTTCTGTGAACCTTAGTCGTGCTAAATTTTTTAATCACTACAATCGACGATAAACTGATTTGCTTCCAGCTCATAAAGTGCCAGTGTTTCTGGAAACTCTTGGACCTTCGATACTTTCAAGTTATTTCCGAATTTATATTCGACATTCATTTATGTGTCTGCTTTCTCTTTTAGGTTACAAGGATTCATATAAGATTTAAGAAATATGGAACTACCGACTAACATAACCTTCACTTTGAAAAAACAAGGTAACTCCTAAACGACGTAAGGTCAGAAGTAATAATATTATATCCAAATGATTAGAACTGATTGACACATTTGGACAGCTTAAATGTCGCGGGTAAGAAAGCTTGCACACAGGAAATAAACATGAACATAAAACCCTCTTTTAGAAAACTCAGTCTCAACAACATTTTAAGAAATGCATCACTCCATCTTTCGGGGTAACAATTTGGGCCTTTTTAGACATAAAGTCAATCTCTCTGCTAGGACTCTACCAACAGAAATTGTTTGCTGTGGAATTCTTTCCCAATAATTATGaggaaaatatttcctttgACAGCGATAACTTTTGTGACTTCGCGAATGTAATGAGATAAGTGTCAAATTCACGAGCTTTTAACGAAAGGAAGTAAATACACAACTGAAGTAAAATTCTTTTCAAGAACTTCATGCTTCAATCTGATTCAATAGCCAATAGAAATAAAGCAAACGCAGTTTAACCCGTTACTCAACGATAGTGAACCTTTGTCTACTGTGACTTGACTAAAACATCAAATGTGGATCAATGTAAGTGTCTGagcgcacccacccctcccttaacccaacaacagtcaactgatgacaagttAGAGTTAATGTTTGGTTAGGGGAGGGTTAGGTGCGTAGTTACACAGATATTGATGAGCGAAATAAAATAAGTAACCGTGTAGAGCATGTACATCCGTGTGAGAACATGTACACGCGTGTGAGAACTTGTACACTGCGTGTGTCACTTTAAAGAtactctttgttttcttttcttatctgTATGCTAAATTTTCTCGGCAAATTCCATGCAGAAAGGTACAAATGATTCGATTGTgtgaaccaatttttttttattatcccATCACAATTAGGTAACAGCTCTTCCTCTCACCTGATAGATATATTCCGGTGGACCGAGCAGTTCGGCTTTTTGAATATTGCATACATCCTTCTTATAATGACGTCACTCTTTGGTAACTGTGCTTTAATTCACATCATTCGCACAAGACCCTTAATGAAAACAGCCACGAATCGTCTCATACTCAATCAAGCTTGCGCAGACTTGTTTACGACGCTGTTTGTCATGACCGCCATGGTCAGAGATACCCTGTTCCTGAAACAGTGGTTTGGTGGTACCGGAAGTCTGACAGCATGCAGGTTCACAGTGTGGGTTACCTATATTCCACCGTTTTGCTCCGTGTGGACCTTAACCGCTATCGCCGTTGACAGATACTTCGGGGTCACTTACCCTTTGCAGGCCTCCCCGATATCAAAACATTTCAGACTTGTAATTGCAGCCTTGTGGATCTGGGCAGTGGGCTCAGCTGCTGGAATGCAAACTATGGTGAACCTTGAGTTCATCGGCAACCAAGTTTATTGTGTGACTGATTACTCGCACATCAGATTCACGGCGGGGAATGTAACAGCACTGTGTCTGCTCCTGTCAAACTTCATTGTGCCTCTTGTGGTCATGACAGTGTTCTATGGCATTGTGTGTTTACGCCTGTGGTCACGTGACCCACCCGGTGAGGAAGCCAATCAGGATGAGAGACACAAAGAGGCTATCAAGACAGCCAAGAAAGTAACCCAGATGATGATTACTGTTGTAGTTCTGTTTGTGTTGTGTTGGTTtccctttcagttttttgttggTTTGGACACTTTGCATAGGATCACTTTGCCATATCCTGCACTGAAGTTTGTAGTGTGGCTGTCAAACGCTTACAGTGGAATTAACccttttgtttatttctgtttCAACACGAATTTCAGAAAGGAGTTGAGGGTTTTAGTTGGAAAATGCTTTAGCAGGCCAAAGTGCTGCACCAATGTCTAACATTCTTAGCTTTTTTTGGGCAAAGTGTTTTTGACCTAATTACTTTCTAGCAACGAAATCTGGTAATATCATGTAATGCCTCCATACTGAAttgagttttgaaattttcattgaacTGGCCATACATGATGTCAGTTCTTAAGAATATTGCGTGATTTGGTGACGTTAGTAACTAGGGACACCTTGTGATGCCTAGAATAAACAACGTGCATCTTACCAAAATTCAATCCCAGGTGTATGTGCTCGCCATGAGAGTGTTGTGCAAGCCTAAGTTATAAGTACGGCTGGTTTAGCTTACTTTCTAAGGACAAGTCATTTGATAGTAATGTTTTGAATAGAAGGAGGGACACACTAGAGCAACCGGTATGAAGAGAGCGGTCCTCTAGATGTTATATTTGGACCACCGCTAGAGATCAAGAGaactacaacaaaaatataCTGCAATGTGAGTAAGAGCTATTCTttccgtcttttttttttttcgttgctgCTAGCTTTACCTTGCGGGCCTTTCACTTTTAAACCGGCCCCACGCTGATCCATTCCATTTTTCATAATCGCTATATTGTCACAAAAACTATTTGAAAATCTCGCACGAAATAACAGATAAGGgcactttgaaaataaatatttgaaatctATAAATACAATTCAAGAATTAAAGTAGGGGTTGAATATAAGAACGACCTATTTAGAAAGAAATTAAGTGATGGTTCAGTACAGCTGACCTCTCCAAAGAAGTTGAGACCCAATTTCGTTTTAAAAAACCTCCGATTTGCCTTGCCTGAAAATGCAAGCAAAGCATTCGACTACACTTGTGAATCTAACAAGCTCTGCATGCTTCGAATTCTAGAGTGAAACTGATGTATCGATCAATTCTTAAAACTGCATCTAATATTTGAAGAGAAAGTCTACAATTGTTATCATTAAGCTATTGGGCATTCAAGAGACCTCCTGGAAATCTGGCTTTTCCCATGCACTAAACTTTTTGAGTAACATATTTCGCAGTAAAATGCAACGTAACAGATAGcaagtttctaaacaaacccATAAGCTCTTACTTCAGAAAGTTTCACCTAAATCGAAGTCCCCaaatatcattttccatttgtttaaATTCTCCAGCCTAAACACTCTTAAAGCTTACACATTACCACGGCCGAATCCTAGCCGTCAGATCTCACAAAAGT is a window encoding:
- the LOC131792299 gene encoding substance-P receptor-like; this translates as MELPTNITFTLKKQGNSSSSHLIDIFRWTEQFGFLNIAYILLIMTSLFGNCALIHIIRTRPLMKTATNRLILNQACADLFTTLFVMTAMVRDTLFLKQWFGGTGSLTACRFTVWVTYIPPFCSVWTLTAIAVDRYFGVTYPLQASPISKHFRLVIAALWIWAVGSAAGMQTMVNLEFIGNQVYCVTDYSHIRFTAGNVTALCLLLSNFIVPLVVMTVFYGIVCLRLWSRDPPGEEANQDERHKEAIKTAKKVTQMMITVVVLFVLCWFPFQFFVGLDTLHRITLPYPALKFVVWLSNAYSGINPFVYFCFNTNFRKELRVLVGKCFSRPKCCTNV